A stretch of Caenibius tardaugens NBRC 16725 DNA encodes these proteins:
- a CDS encoding anti-sigma factor family protein, which yields MADLTDPITEADLCAYVDDELDMARKVEVAGYLAQHPDAAAAVMADIRVRDTLRLAAVGSRPARSDVLESARQLDRKFARARLLAAIPKVAVASLAGLCLFLAQDEIMEIMAPPATAAVPAFVSEAVDTHKVARLRVAMPSETKDVKLDHVAIAQATKIVFPEPSAGWRVLDNRLVPSDDGPGLEISFDTGDGKPLTFFAVPTTADGPSIPETIEMDGASVAYWRSSGMGYVLAGEVAPQQLHRLAADFADNTIE from the coding sequence ATGGCAGATCTGACTGATCCGATCACCGAGGCCGATCTCTGCGCCTATGTCGATGACGAACTCGACATGGCCCGCAAGGTGGAGGTTGCCGGATATCTGGCGCAACACCCCGATGCGGCGGCGGCGGTTATGGCCGATATCCGCGTGCGCGATACCCTGCGGTTGGCCGCGGTGGGCAGTCGCCCGGCCCGCTCGGACGTGCTGGAATCCGCGCGCCAGCTCGACCGAAAATTCGCCCGGGCGCGTTTGCTGGCCGCGATTCCGAAAGTCGCTGTCGCATCGCTGGCAGGGCTATGCCTGTTCCTCGCGCAGGATGAGATCATGGAAATCATGGCGCCGCCCGCCACTGCGGCGGTTCCGGCATTCGTGAGCGAGGCCGTCGATACGCACAAGGTTGCCCGGCTGCGCGTGGCCATGCCCAGCGAAACCAAGGATGTGAAGCTGGATCATGTCGCGATTGCGCAGGCGACAAAGATCGTCTTCCCCGAACCATCCGCCGGGTGGCGTGTGCTGGATAATCGCCTGGTCCCTTCGGATGACGGGCCGGGGCTGGAAATCTCGTTCGACACGGGGGACGGTAAACCGCTGACCTTTTTCGCCGTGCCGACCACTGCGGACGGACCGAGCATACCCGAAACGATCGAAATGGATGGGGCGAGTGTAGCCTACTGGCGGTCCAGCGGAATGGGTTACGTGCTGGCCGGTGAGGTCGCCCCGCAGCAGTTGCACCGGCTTGCCGCAGATTTTGCCGACAATACGATCGAATAG
- a CDS encoding FAD-dependent oxidoreductase, with product MLIDLHAGCPGDLRISDVCIVGAGAAGLTLARQLLEQGYTVTLLESGGLDFEQETQDLYRGENVGLPYYDLDQARLRFFGGTVSIWGGRCAMMNPIDFERRDWVKHSGWPVRYQDMLPYYQRANAAFDLGPMHYAEDGWDELGRSGPGFADEKIATSFWRFDEMTERFTAGMNRDLLMHPDLDVLLHANVVGLQAGKKADRIDCLRVATLRGLTCKVRAKQYVLACGAIENARMLLVSNDVEPAGIGNAHDQVGRYFMEHPYGRLGKVKTQNPVKLWAAFQKRFQRSGPPLAPALRMSDAQQAEHKALNCSVTFKLQRDPGKGVAVGNRLYHQIKHTLSPDAKGRFLNRTYRRMRAWFHRGIRETVEKLRVRAGMTDLYVMVRGEQAPNPDSRVMLSAERDAFGVPRVQLDWLLSEQDKDTVRAMARTLDAEFRRLGIGEVEPCEWLDQPGTAWPVDPTVGNHPIAGYHHMGGTRMSDDPAQGVVDANCRVHNYANLYIAGSSVFPTSGWANPTLTIVALTLRLADHLHGMLSAEARANAPARAPVGSTPMATEKKAPGYAGA from the coding sequence ATGTTGATTGATCTCCATGCCGGTTGTCCGGGCGATCTTCGCATATCCGACGTTTGCATCGTCGGGGCAGGTGCGGCGGGACTGACGCTGGCGCGGCAGCTTCTGGAACAGGGATATACGGTTACCCTGCTGGAAAGCGGCGGGCTCGATTTCGAGCAGGAAACGCAGGATCTCTATCGCGGCGAGAACGTGGGGCTGCCCTATTACGATCTCGATCAGGCGCGGCTGCGTTTCTTTGGCGGGACCGTGTCGATCTGGGGTGGCCGCTGCGCCATGATGAACCCGATCGATTTCGAACGGCGCGACTGGGTGAAGCATAGCGGCTGGCCTGTCCGGTATCAGGACATGCTGCCCTATTACCAGCGGGCCAATGCTGCCTTCGATCTCGGGCCCATGCATTACGCAGAAGACGGCTGGGATGAACTGGGGCGGTCCGGGCCGGGTTTCGCGGACGAGAAGATCGCAACATCGTTCTGGCGGTTCGACGAGATGACCGAAAGGTTCACGGCGGGGATGAACCGTGACCTGCTGATGCATCCCGATCTCGATGTGCTGCTGCACGCCAATGTCGTGGGGCTTCAGGCGGGGAAGAAAGCCGATCGCATCGATTGCCTTCGGGTGGCAACGCTGCGGGGGCTGACATGCAAGGTTCGGGCAAAGCAATATGTGCTTGCCTGCGGGGCAATCGAAAATGCGCGGATGCTGCTAGTTTCGAACGATGTGGAACCGGCGGGCATTGGCAATGCGCACGATCAGGTGGGGCGCTACTTCATGGAGCATCCCTATGGTCGACTGGGCAAAGTGAAGACACAGAACCCGGTGAAACTGTGGGCGGCCTTCCAGAAGCGTTTCCAGCGTTCGGGGCCGCCGCTTGCCCCCGCGCTGCGGATGAGTGATGCCCAGCAGGCAGAACACAAGGCGTTGAATTGCAGTGTGACTTTCAAGCTCCAGCGCGACCCGGGAAAAGGCGTCGCGGTGGGCAACAGGCTCTATCACCAGATCAAACATACGCTTTCGCCCGACGCGAAAGGGCGCTTTCTCAATCGGACCTATCGCCGCATGCGGGCGTGGTTCCATCGCGGCATTCGCGAAACGGTCGAAAAACTGCGCGTGCGCGCCGGGATGACCGATCTTTATGTCATGGTGCGGGGGGAACAGGCCCCCAATCCCGACAGCCGCGTGATGTTGTCAGCCGAGCGCGATGCTTTCGGCGTGCCGCGGGTGCAACTCGACTGGCTGTTGAGCGAGCAGGACAAGGATACCGTGCGCGCCATGGCCCGCACGCTGGATGCCGAATTTCGGCGTCTGGGAATTGGCGAAGTCGAGCCTTGCGAGTGGCTTGATCAGCCGGGCACGGCATGGCCTGTCGACCCCACGGTGGGTAATCATCCGATTGCGGGCTATCACCACATGGGTGGTACCCGGATGAGCGATGATCCCGCACAGGGCGTGGTCGACGCCAATTGCCGTGTCCACAATTACGCCAACCTTTATATTGCCGGCAGTTCGGTCTTCCCCACAAGCGGGTGGGCCAATCCGACCTTGACCATCGTGGCCCTCACGTTGCGATTGGCGGATCATCTGCACGGTATGCTGTCGGCAGAGGCGCGGGCGAACGCCCCTGCTCGTGCACCTGTCGGCAGCACCCCTATGGCAACGGAGAAAAAGGCCCCGGGCTACGCCGGGGCCTGA
- the nadA gene encoding quinolinate synthase NadA gives MTIHTADLTGIDVRAEIERLRKERNAVILAHYYQKPEIQDLADFVGDSLELSRKAADTDAEVIAFCGVKFMAETAKILSPQKIVVLPDLEAGCSLEDSCPPEKFKAFREAHPDHIALTYINCSTEVKALSDIIVTSSSAETILQQIPPEQKIIFGPDRHLGGYLSRKFNREMLLWPGVCIVHEAFSETELLKLKQQYPGAPIAAHPECPPTIVDHADYVGSTSGILNYAKTMEGDTLIVATEPHIIHQMEKALPHKTFIGAPGADGNCNCNICPYMALNTLEKLYLALRDLQPRIEIEETLRLDAKRSLDRMLEMAAGTVGKGDLGNR, from the coding sequence ATGACTATCCACACCGCCGACCTGACCGGTATCGATGTACGCGCCGAAATCGAACGGCTGCGCAAGGAACGCAATGCCGTTATCCTCGCGCATTATTATCAGAAACCGGAAATTCAGGATCTCGCCGACTTCGTGGGCGATTCGCTGGAATTGAGCCGCAAGGCCGCCGATACCGATGCCGAAGTCATCGCCTTCTGCGGGGTCAAGTTCATGGCCGAAACGGCCAAGATCCTCAGCCCGCAGAAGATTGTCGTCCTGCCCGATCTGGAGGCAGGCTGCAGCCTCGAAGATTCGTGCCCACCGGAAAAGTTCAAGGCTTTCCGCGAAGCACACCCCGATCATATCGCGCTGACCTATATCAACTGCTCGACCGAGGTGAAGGCGCTCAGCGATATCATCGTCACCTCGTCCAGCGCGGAAACAATTCTCCAGCAGATCCCCCCCGAACAGAAGATTATCTTCGGGCCGGACCGCCATCTGGGCGGGTATCTGTCGCGCAAATTCAATCGCGAAATGCTGCTCTGGCCGGGCGTATGCATCGTGCACGAAGCCTTCAGCGAGACCGAACTGCTGAAGCTCAAGCAACAATATCCGGGCGCACCCATCGCCGCCCATCCCGAATGCCCGCCGACGATTGTCGATCACGCCGACTATGTCGGTTCGACCAGCGGCATTTTGAACTATGCCAAGACCATGGAAGGCGACACGCTGATTGTCGCGACAGAACCGCACATCATCCACCAGATGGAAAAGGCGCTGCCGCACAAGACATTCATCGGCGCCCCCGGTGCGGACGGCAACTGCAACTGCAATATCTGCCCCTATATGGCGCTTAACACGCTGGAAAAGCTCTACCTCGCGCTGCGCGATCTCCAGCCACGCATCGAAATCGAGGAAACGCTGCGGCTCGATGCCAAGCGTTCGCTCGACCGGATGCTGGAAATGGCGGCTGGCACCGTGGGCAAGGGCGATCTCGGCAATCGCTGA
- a CDS encoding MBL fold metallo-hydrolase encodes MDAPTRPWPTGKVEVLEPLVRRVLAPNPSPFTYTGTQTYLIGTAADVVVLDPGPNDPAHIDALLAAIGDARVRTITCTHTHRDHSPAAAPLKLLTGAEIVGCAPLVLDTSGPRADAPFDTTYAPDRVMQDGEAIAGDGYTLRAVATPGHTSNHLCFALEQTGALFTGDHVMGWSTSVVSPPDGDMAAYMLSLTLLYDRADRVYYPAHGPAVEKPQQLVRGMVGHRRQRERQILRQLEHGPQAIPDMVPAMYKGTDPGLYPAAGMSVLAHLIDLEQKGKVSRQGETWRLAA; translated from the coding sequence ATGGATGCCCCTACCCGTCCCTGGCCGACCGGAAAGGTCGAAGTTCTCGAACCGCTCGTCCGGCGCGTTCTGGCGCCCAACCCGTCGCCCTTCACCTATACCGGCACGCAAACCTATCTCATCGGCACGGCCGCGGATGTCGTCGTGCTCGATCCCGGCCCCAACGATCCGGCGCATATCGATGCGCTGCTGGCGGCAATCGGGGACGCCCGCGTACGCACGATCACCTGCACGCACACGCACCGGGATCATTCGCCCGCCGCGGCCCCGCTCAAACTGCTGACCGGCGCGGAGATTGTGGGCTGTGCGCCGCTCGTGCTCGACACCTCGGGCCCGCGTGCGGATGCCCCGTTCGATACCACCTATGCCCCTGACCGGGTGATGCAGGATGGCGAAGCGATCGCGGGCGATGGCTATACCCTGCGCGCGGTGGCGACACCGGGGCATACCTCCAACCACCTGTGCTTCGCATTGGAACAAACGGGCGCGCTGTTTACCGGCGATCACGTGATGGGCTGGTCAACCAGCGTCGTATCCCCGCCGGATGGCGACATGGCGGCCTATATGCTTTCGCTCACGCTGCTCTACGATCGGGCCGACCGGGTCTATTATCCCGCCCATGGCCCTGCGGTGGAGAAGCCCCAGCAACTGGTACGCGGCATGGTCGGGCACCGCCGCCAGCGCGAACGCCAGATATTGCGGCAACTGGAACATGGCCCGCAAGCGATCCCGGACATGGTGCCAGCGATGTACAAGGGCACCGATCCCGGCCTCTATCCGGCAGCGGGCATGTCAGTCCTCGCGCATCTTATAGACCTAGAACAAAAAGGAAAAGTTTCCCGACAAGGGGAAACATGGCGCCTCGCAGCCTGA
- the glpK gene encoding glycerol kinase GlpK, whose translation MGQELILVLDEGTTSTRAMLFALDGRVVAQAQRELTQFYPAPGHVEHDAREIWERTIACARDVVAQAGNPDDIVAIGITNQRETVVAWDRQSGEPLARALVWQDRRTAQQCETLKAAGQEALVQEKTGLLLDPYFSATKMRWLLDNEPAVAAAAAAGRLALGTVESWLTFKLSGGAHQSDASNASRTLLLPLEGSGWDAGLCDLFGVPRAALPEVTDNAGRLALASAEWLGRVLPITGMAGDQQAATIGQACLSPGDTKATYGTGAFILSNTGAAPPRSQNRLLGTVLYQMDGRRRYALEGSVFVAGSLVQWLRDSLGIVDSAGQTEMLARSVPDSGGVVIVPALTGLGAPHWRPEARGAIHGLSFATGKAQIARAALEAMAYQTSDLATAFAADGAPWSRLRIDGGMSANDWLAQDLADMLDIPVERPDFVETTALGAAMLAAVGAGLFADLPAAAAAMGGARRSFMPAMDAETRAERFARWQRALAGV comes from the coding sequence ATGGGCCAAGAGCTGATTCTGGTGCTGGATGAAGGCACGACATCGACCCGGGCGATGCTGTTCGCGCTGGATGGCCGCGTGGTGGCGCAGGCACAACGGGAATTGACGCAGTTCTATCCCGCCCCCGGCCATGTGGAACACGATGCCCGCGAAATATGGGAGCGCACGATCGCCTGCGCGCGCGATGTGGTGGCGCAGGCGGGGAATCCGGATGATATCGTGGCCATCGGTATCACCAATCAGCGCGAAACGGTGGTGGCCTGGGATCGGCAGAGCGGTGAGCCTTTGGCTCGGGCGCTGGTCTGGCAGGATCGCAGGACCGCGCAGCAGTGCGAAACGCTGAAGGCAGCTGGGCAGGAGGCGCTGGTTCAGGAAAAAACCGGCCTGCTGCTCGATCCCTACTTCTCCGCGACCAAGATGCGCTGGCTGCTTGATAACGAACCGGCGGTGGCTGCGGCGGCCGCCGCGGGACGGCTGGCGCTGGGGACAGTGGAAAGCTGGTTGACCTTCAAGCTGAGCGGCGGCGCACACCAGAGCGATGCCAGCAATGCCAGTCGCACCCTGTTGTTGCCGCTCGAAGGTAGCGGCTGGGACGCGGGTCTATGCGATCTGTTCGGGGTGCCGCGAGCTGCCTTGCCCGAAGTGACCGATAATGCCGGACGTCTGGCGTTGGCCTCGGCGGAATGGCTGGGGCGCGTCCTTCCGATTACCGGGATGGCGGGCGATCAGCAGGCGGCGACGATAGGGCAGGCATGCCTGTCTCCGGGCGACACCAAGGCGACGTATGGCACCGGGGCTTTCATTCTCTCCAATACGGGCGCCGCACCGCCGCGTTCGCAAAACCGGCTGCTGGGCACGGTGCTGTATCAGATGGACGGACGGCGCCGTTATGCCCTGGAAGGCTCTGTGTTCGTGGCGGGCAGTCTGGTCCAGTGGCTGCGCGATTCCCTCGGGATCGTGGACAGCGCGGGGCAAACCGAAATGCTGGCCCGGTCGGTGCCCGATAGCGGCGGGGTGGTGATCGTTCCCGCACTGACAGGTCTGGGTGCACCGCATTGGCGGCCGGAGGCGCGAGGCGCGATCCATGGGCTGAGCTTCGCCACGGGCAAGGCGCAGATCGCGCGGGCTGCGCTGGAGGCGATGGCTTATCAGACCAGCGATCTGGCCACGGCCTTCGCAGCGGACGGCGCGCCATGGTCGCGGTTGCGGATCGATGGCGGGATGAGCGCGAATGACTGGCTGGCGCAGGATCTGGCCGACATGCTGGATATTCCGGTCGAACGGCCTGATTTTGTCGAAACCACCGCGCTGGGGGCGGCGATGCTGGCGGCGGTGGGAGCCGGGCTGTTTGCCGATTTGCCCGCCGCAGCGGCGGCCATGGGCGGTGCACGGCGCAGTTTTATGCCGGCAATGGATGCGGAAACACGGGCCGAACGGTTTGCCCGGTGGCAGCGGGCACTGGCGGGCGTGTGA
- a CDS encoding DUF1465 family protein, whose translation MTTPVDINRSIVEGLYAEALVLADEVRLSFALADQLDLKQEDEDLARIALSCEALRTSTRMMHVIAWLLNQRAYFHNEISEFQLRRCGRLPVEASRSDPEQLVMLPLVLRDLIAATERFYARVQRFDRAWHSRFTMSPCAIHRLRDRLGRELHCA comes from the coding sequence ATGACAACACCGGTCGACATCAATCGCTCTATCGTGGAAGGCCTCTATGCGGAGGCGCTCGTGCTGGCGGATGAAGTACGGCTATCCTTCGCCTTGGCCGATCAGCTCGATCTCAAGCAAGAGGACGAAGATCTTGCCCGGATCGCCTTGTCCTGCGAAGCGCTGCGTACCTCGACCCGGATGATGCACGTGATTGCATGGCTGCTCAATCAACGGGCCTATTTTCACAATGAAATCAGTGAATTTCAGCTAAGGCGCTGTGGCCGCCTGCCCGTTGAGGCGAGCAGGTCCGATCCGGAACAACTGGTGATGTTGCCGCTTGTCCTGCGCGATCTGATTGCGGCGACGGAGCGGTTCTACGCGCGCGTCCAACGTTTTGACCGGGCGTGGCACAGCCGCTTCACCATGTCGCCTTGCGCCATCCATCGCCTGCGCGACAGGCTGGGCCGGGAATTGCACTGCGCCTGA
- a CDS encoding YdcH family protein produces the protein MTEEEMRKRLESLRIEHRDLDAAIDALTAAGSTDQLQIARLKKRKLRLKDQIALIEDALLPDIIA, from the coding sequence GTGACCGAAGAAGAGATGCGCAAGCGCCTCGAAAGTTTGCGGATCGAACATCGCGATCTTGATGCCGCGATTGACGCGCTGACAGCGGCCGGAAGTACCGACCAGTTGCAGATCGCGCGCCTAAAAAAACGCAAGCTGCGCCTGAAAGACCAGATCGCCCTGATCGAGGACGCGCTCCTGCCCGATATCATCGCCTGA